The following are encoded in a window of Ignavibacteria bacterium genomic DNA:
- a CDS encoding metallophosphoesterase translates to MRFFLFRIIFLSILLGIQYFFFRRSEKYFRNKSASKVLLWSGRILFIVMNIPLFFISFYRPPSTQIYPFILYGVYYPVFLWHGTLVILFLVSRILKLLELPFRFSFWFGKKIPSVNNKIIHLESKPSYQSFNVSRRKFLQQGMISLAGVSFAGTAYGAFVRDDFEITYQTITIKNLPPQFQNFTISLISDIHSSVFMPKRDMQKYVTAVNELKSDITFVTGDFVNSQVEEVYPFAEAFVDLKAPFGVYGCLGNHDFFSDVETVAKEVEQCGIKLLRDETIALEKNGEKIFLLGVDDFGNRQTANERFPKLVAKTENNIPRILLCHRPYFFEQAKNASIDLTLSGHTHGGQVVFAKFGQMAITPALVASPYVGGLYKNDNAQMYVSRGIGTVAIPIRINCPPEITKITLVKK, encoded by the coding sequence ATGAGATTTTTTCTTTTCAGAATAATTTTTCTTTCCATACTTCTAGGAATTCAGTATTTCTTTTTCCGAAGAAGCGAAAAATATTTTCGGAATAAATCTGCGAGTAAAGTATTATTATGGAGTGGAAGAATTTTATTCATCGTAATGAACATTCCACTCTTTTTCATTTCGTTTTATCGCCCGCCTTCAACACAAATTTATCCGTTCATTTTATACGGTGTGTATTATCCCGTATTTCTTTGGCACGGAACACTGGTTATTCTTTTTCTTGTTTCAAGAATTTTAAAACTACTGGAACTTCCATTCCGTTTTTCATTTTGGTTTGGGAAGAAAATTCCATCGGTGAATAATAAAATAATTCACCTCGAATCGAAACCATCATATCAATCGTTCAATGTTTCGCGAAGAAAATTTTTGCAACAAGGAATGATTTCTCTCGCAGGAGTGTCGTTTGCAGGAACTGCATACGGCGCATTTGTCCGCGATGATTTTGAAATTACGTATCAAACAATTACAATAAAAAATCTACCACCGCAATTTCAGAACTTCACGATTTCGCTCATCAGTGATATTCATTCCAGCGTATTTATGCCGAAACGAGATATGCAAAAATATGTCACTGCAGTGAATGAATTGAAATCCGATATCACGTTTGTAACTGGCGATTTCGTCAATAGTCAAGTTGAAGAAGTGTATCCATTTGCTGAAGCTTTTGTAGATTTGAAAGCACCGTTTGGTGTGTACGGATGTTTGGGCAATCACGATTTCTTTTCTGATGTTGAAACCGTTGCAAAAGAAGTCGAACAATGCGGCATCAAACTTTTGCGTGATGAGACAATAGCGCTCGAAAAAAACGGAGAGAAAATATTTTTGCTCGGCGTTGATGATTTCGGAAATCGGCAAACGGCGAACGAACGATTTCCAAAACTTGTTGCGAAAACTGAAAACAACATTCCCCGAATTTTATTATGCCATCGCCCATATTTTTTTGAGCAAGCGAAAAATGCCAGCATTGATTTAACACTTTCTGGACACACGCACGGAGGACAAGTAGTGTTTGCAAAATTCGGACAAATGGCAATTACTCCTGCACTTGTTGCATCGCCGTACGTTGGAGGATTGTATAAAAACGACAACGCGCAAATGTATGTTTCGCGAGGTATTGGAACGGTTGCAATTCCGATTCGCATTAATTGTCCACCGGAGATAACGAAAATAACGTTAGTGAAAA
- a CDS encoding DUF2029 domain-containing protein, with protein sequence MKNILLTISLIFFSAFFIWKGIIPAYASLQTDFPNYYTSSRLVLEGKEIDRMYDDKWFQAQMHQYGITEEGKFAPFPPLTALVFLPIAHFEPLVAKQIWTTFNLLLLFLNVILLSTILKTNWKYSLLLFLISGLALINNVKFGQLYLLLTYTILLGYYFYREDEKILSGISFGLMIGIKYFPFIFVLYLAFRKEWKLVLTSLITTTVLSLLAFFILGIEMHKVFVETSLFNHINGILQNPFSATFQSWNSLFRRLFVFDEQWNPDPIFSSNVLFEILRWFIIVIVSYIQYLYLKKLFSSLLKEKSEPLAFAIIGIVGMYLAPATATYHFLIIVLPIALLLKEASEFSLSWTIFIGIIFISIGYIPYNFFREYDGQSWFTLFAYPRLWLETLLFIVSGLFIKELTKNTSLQLQ encoded by the coding sequence ATGAAAAATATATTGCTTACTATTTCTCTTATTTTCTTTTCTGCATTTTTTATCTGGAAAGGAATTATTCCGGCATACGCTTCTCTTCAAACTGATTTTCCGAATTATTATACGTCATCACGGTTAGTTCTTGAAGGAAAAGAAATTGATAGAATGTATGATGACAAATGGTTTCAAGCACAAATGCACCAATATGGAATTACAGAAGAAGGAAAGTTTGCACCGTTTCCTCCACTCACAGCATTAGTTTTTCTTCCGATTGCACATTTTGAACCTCTCGTTGCAAAACAAATCTGGACAACGTTCAACTTGCTTTTATTATTCTTGAATGTAATTTTACTTTCGACAATTTTAAAAACAAATTGGAAATATTCTCTCCTTCTTTTTCTCATTTCCGGACTTGCGCTCATTAACAATGTTAAATTCGGACAATTATATTTATTGCTTACATACACAATTTTACTCGGATATTATTTTTATCGAGAAGATGAAAAAATTCTCAGTGGAATCTCATTCGGGTTAATGATCGGTATAAAATATTTTCCGTTCATTTTTGTCCTTTATCTTGCATTCCGAAAAGAATGGAAACTCGTTTTGACATCTCTTATTACAACAACCGTTTTATCTCTACTTGCATTTTTTATTCTCGGAATAGAAATGCACAAAGTATTTGTCGAAACATCTCTGTTCAATCATATCAACGGCATTTTGCAGAATCCGTTTTCCGCAACATTTCAGTCGTGGAATAGTTTATTCCGTAGATTATTTGTTTTCGATGAACAATGGAATCCCGATCCGATTTTTTCTTCAAATGTTTTATTTGAAATTCTACGATGGTTTATCATAGTCATCGTATCGTATATTCAATATCTCTATTTAAAAAAACTTTTTTCATCGTTGCTAAAAGAAAAATCTGAACCACTCGCATTTGCAATCATTGGAATCGTTGGAATGTATCTCGCGCCGGCAACAGCAACATATCATTTCCTCATCATCGTTTTGCCCATTGCATTGTTATTGAAAGAAGCAAGCGAATTTTCTCTGAGTTGGACAATATTCATCGGAATAATTTTCATTTCGATTGGCTATATTCCTTACAACTTTTTTCGCGAATATGATGGGCAAAGCTGGTTCACATTGTTTGCATATCCACGTTTGTGGCTTGAAACATTGTTGTTCATCGTTTCAGGATTATTTATCAAAGAACTCACGAAAAATACATCGTTGCAATTACAATGA
- a CDS encoding glycosyltransferase family 9 protein gives MTVFLMRFIDRFVGVPLCLLFAYWKKFFPSQRRELANEKIKNVLVVKFFGMGSIVLLTPTLREIKKKYPNASLTFLSFKSNRELLNRISSIDALLTIDNETLDDFIRNTFALRKIFREKEFDVVFDFEFFSKFSTLLSAITNAPQRIAFALPTRWRNLLVTKQIPLDKSKHVTEIFLSQVETQLENIILEQPKIFEKDIVMFEYNSKTTFQVVLQNKHFITVNVNAGTTFLERRWKKENFIQLAKESFSDNYTYFFIGDENEFSYVEEIVRAINKENVINVAGKLTFGELLVLLQKSSLIVSNDSGPLHLAAALGKRTLSLFGPESPAFYGPIGNNHKIIYKNISCSPCMNVYDAKTFRCPFDAQCMKEISVDEVKTEYEKMIHFV, from the coding sequence ATGACAGTTTTTTTGATGCGTTTTATTGACAGATTTGTCGGCGTTCCGTTGTGTTTGTTATTCGCATATTGGAAAAAATTTTTCCCATCGCAACGAAGAGAACTTGCCAATGAAAAAATCAAAAACGTACTCGTAGTAAAATTTTTTGGAATGGGAAGCATTGTTCTTCTCACTCCGACATTACGAGAAATCAAAAAAAAATATCCTAATGCATCGCTCACGTTTCTCTCGTTCAAATCGAATCGAGAATTACTCAATCGCATTTCGAGTATTGATGCACTTCTAACTATCGACAACGAAACGCTCGATGATTTTATTCGGAATACATTTGCACTTCGAAAAATATTTCGTGAAAAAGAATTTGATGTAGTTTTTGATTTTGAATTCTTCTCGAAATTTTCTACTCTTCTATCCGCAATTACAAACGCCCCGCAACGGATTGCATTTGCGCTTCCAACACGATGGAGAAATTTATTGGTTACGAAACAAATTCCTCTCGACAAATCAAAACACGTTACGGAAATTTTTCTTTCACAAGTGGAAACGCAATTAGAAAACATTATTCTCGAACAGCCGAAGATATTTGAAAAAGATATTGTGATGTTCGAGTATAATAGTAAGACAACTTTTCAAGTTGTTTTGCAAAACAAACATTTCATCACAGTAAATGTCAATGCCGGAACAACATTTCTCGAACGCAGGTGGAAAAAGGAAAATTTTATTCAACTTGCAAAAGAGAGTTTCTCAGACAATTATACTTACTTTTTTATCGGCGATGAAAACGAATTTTCTTACGTAGAAGAAATAGTTCGAGCAATCAATAAAGAAAACGTAATCAACGTCGCAGGAAAACTAACGTTCGGAGAATTACTTGTTCTCTTACAAAAATCTTCACTCATTGTTTCCAACGATAGTGGACCGCTTCATCTTGCCGCAGCATTGGGAAAACGCACACTTTCTCTGTTCGGACCAGAATCGCCAGCATTTTACGGGCCAATCGGAAATAATCATAAAATTATTTACAAAAATATTTCTTGTTCGCCGTGTATGAATGTGTACGACGCAAAAACATTTCGCTGTCCGTTCGATGCACAGTGTATGAAAGAAATTTCTGTTGACGAAGTTAAAACCGAATACGAAAAAATGATACACTTCGTATGA
- a CDS encoding class I SAM-dependent methyltransferase: MSNSPFDSYAQNYDAHFENNIVKNRIRPVIYETALRYFQQGNTILELNCGTGTDAIFFAQNGINVVATDVSEEMIRVASEKVQQENLSDKIILKQCYIENISTITNEKFEGIFSNFGGINCVMNLETVAKDISELLKPNGIFIVNAMNKFCLWETLSFLARLNFSSAFRRMKRNGIRANIEGSSVLVKYYFADEFTKIFSPYFNCVEVFGLNFLSPTPNSQNFYTRFPKLSEMLLNIENERRYTYPLYNFSDHVVLVLKKR; encoded by the coding sequence ATGAGCAATTCTCCATTTGATTCCTATGCGCAAAATTACGATGCGCATTTTGAAAATAATATCGTTAAGAACAGAATTCGTCCGGTTATTTACGAAACTGCTCTGCGTTATTTTCAACAAGGAAATACGATTCTCGAATTGAATTGCGGAACCGGAACAGATGCAATATTTTTTGCCCAAAATGGAATCAACGTTGTAGCGACAGATGTTTCAGAAGAAATGATTCGCGTTGCATCAGAAAAAGTTCAGCAAGAAAATCTTTCCGATAAAATTATTTTGAAACAATGCTATATAGAAAATATTTCAACAATAACGAATGAAAAATTCGAAGGGATATTTTCTAACTTCGGTGGAATAAATTGCGTAATGAATTTAGAAACTGTTGCAAAAGATATTTCCGAACTTCTGAAACCGAATGGAATTTTTATTGTGAATGCGATGAACAAATTTTGTTTGTGGGAAACGCTTTCTTTTCTCGCACGACTCAATTTTTCTTCCGCATTTCGCCGAATGAAACGGAATGGCATACGTGCAAACATTGAAGGAAGTTCCGTTCTCGTAAAATATTATTTCGCAGATGAGTTTACAAAAATATTTTCGCCGTATTTTAATTGCGTAGAAGTTTTCGGATTGAATTTCCTTTCACCTACACCTAATTCACAAAACTTTTACACTCGATTTCCGAAATTGAGCGAAATGCTTTTGAACATCGAAAACGAACGCAGATACACATATCCGCTCTATAATTTTTCCGACCACGTAGTTCTTGTTTTGAAAAAACGATGA
- a CDS encoding SET domain-containing protein, with translation MKNYKITTDEFSFVLRISNIHGIGVFATHPIKQGTHLKLFWEQGKRRKNVPKAFQQYTIEDKKYFAGPTNFGRMSVGWFLNHAKTPNAFHKNYSYFAVRDIKAGEEILIDYDTL, from the coding sequence ATGAAAAATTACAAAATTACAACTGATGAATTTTCTTTTGTGCTGCGCATTTCCAATATTCACGGCATTGGTGTTTTTGCAACTCATCCCATCAAGCAAGGGACGCATTTAAAATTATTTTGGGAACAAGGCAAGCGAAGAAAAAATGTTCCAAAAGCGTTTCAGCAATACACGATTGAGGATAAGAAATATTTTGCAGGACCGACAAATTTCGGAAGAATGTCCGTCGGTTGGTTTTTGAATCACGCGAAAACACCGAATGCTTTTCACAAAAATTATTCGTACTTCGCAGTAAGAGATATTAAAGCAGGCGAAGAAATTCTTATTGATTACGATACATTGTAA